A window of Cryptomeria japonica chromosome 3, Sugi_1.0, whole genome shotgun sequence contains these coding sequences:
- the LOC131034783 gene encoding xylan glycosyltransferase MUCI21, with the protein MGFSNNADANYTKAMKRLKGSSNTECKKSNWHKKIAWEMKKLRFMGTAIFPGEKKWRNIHFIIITTVFLCVAGCAMALLKFLPSAAAVAREGSNGLMMMLGEGKSTGNEEQYYSSTEIEKPHQGAQRSHTDSTLFCDRSSYRTDICILKGDIRTDSATNTVFLVSDKAAQEEEDQKLKPYTRKWENYTMSSVTEISLKTIKPSVAPRCHVIHTAPALVFSTGGYTGNLFHDFTDVIVPLFVTVHHFNSRPVFLVVDHKDWWISKFQEILNQLTPYPLLDFQNDTRVHCFTKAIVGLRFHGDLRVDPATAPYQIKITDFQNMLQNAYGFAKKRKYFFARPKFVLIARKGSRAFLNQRKIVNLAEKLGFRVMVLFPDRDTKLKDMYEIVSSCDVFMGVHGAALTHFLFLRPGAVFIQVVPLGIEWASRTFFREPAMDMTGIHYLEYSILPEESSLFDEYPKDHVYLTNPKVVNDKGWDATKEIYLDRQNVKIDLERLKKMLKTAMDLLQSKGHVNNA; encoded by the exons ATGGGATTTTCAAATAATGCAGACGCCAATTATACAAAGGCAATGAAGAGATTAAAAGGGAGCAGCAATACTGAGTGTAAGAAGAGCAATTGGCATAAGAAAATTGCCTGGGAAATGAAGAAACTTAGGTTTATGGGGACGGCCATTTTTCCAGgggagaagaaatggagaaatattcATTTTATTATCATTACTACTGTTTTTCTCTGTGTGGCTGGCTGTGCAATGGCCCTTCTTAAGTTTCTGCCTTCCGCAGCTGCAGTTGCAC GTGAAGGCAGTAATGGGCTCATGATGATGCTAGGAGAAGGAAAAAGCACAGGGAACGAAGAACAATATTATTCTTCTACAGAGATCGAAAAACCCCATCAAG GAGCACAGAGATCTCATACAGACAGTACATTATTCTGCGACAGATCCTCATACAGAACAGATATCTGCATCCTCAAGGGCGACATAAGAACCGACTCTGCTACTAATACAGTTTTCCTCGTCTCTGACAAGGCGGCACAAGAGGAAGAAGATCAGAAACTAAAGCCCTACACGCGAAAATGGGAGAACTACACAATGTCATCAGTAACAGAAATATCGCTGAAAACAATTAAGCCCTCGGTCGCTCCTCGCTGCCATGTGATCCACACAGCGCCCGCCCTGGTCTTTTCAACCGGCGGCTACACAGGCAACCTCTTCCACGATTTCACAGATGTAATCGTCCCGCTTTTTGTAACAGTCCACCACTTCAACTCTCGCCCGGTCTTCCTCGTCGTCGATCACAAAGACTGGTGGATTTCAAAATTCCAAGAAATATTGAACCAGCTCACGCCTTACCCGCTCCTCGATTTCCAAAACGACACTAGGGTTCACTGCTTCACGAAGGCCATTGTTGGCCTGCGTTTTCATGGAGATCTGAGAGTCGATCCCGCGACCGCACCCTACCAAATAAAAATCACAGATTTCCAAAATATGCTGCAAAATGCCTACGGATTCGCCAAAAAGAGAAAGTATTTCTTCGCCCGGCCGAAATTCGTCCTCATTGCTCGAAAGGGATCTAGGGCTTTTCTCAACCAGCGGAAAATTGTCAACCTAGCGGAAAAGCTAGGGTTTCGTGTCATGGTTCTGTTTCCTGACAGAGACACAAAGCTCAAAGATATGTACGAGATCGTCAGTTCCTGTGACGTTTTCATGGGCGTCCATGGCGCGGCATTGACGCACTTTCTGTTTCTTCGGCCGGGGGCCGTTTTTATACAGGTTGTTCCGCTGGGGATAGAATGGGCGTCACGGACATTTTTCAGAGAACCTGCAATGGACATGACGGGAATTCATTATCTGGAATACTCCATTTTGCCAGAGGAGAGCTCACTGTTTGATGAATATCCCAAAGATCATGTTTATTTGACGAATCCGAAAGTTGTGAATGACAAAGGTTGGGACGCCACAAAGGAAATTTATCTGGACAGACAGAATGTGAAGATTGATTTAGAACggttgaagaaaatgttgaagacaGCAATGGATCTGCTTCAGTCCAAAGGCCATGTAAATAATGCATGA